The Enterobacter asburiae genomic sequence TGTCGATGGCGCGGTCAAACGGGGTGAGGCGTTTGCCCAGCACTTCCTGGCTTAGATGTTCACGCGAAACCACCTGGCCGAGGTGCTGCGCCAGCAGATACAGCAGGGTGAACTCCGTGCCGGTCAGTTCCAGCGTCTGCCCATCAAAGCTTGCTTCCTGACGGCCCGGGTTCAGGCTCAGGGAGTCGACTTCAAGAGTAGGTGAGCTGTTGTCGGTATTTTGCTGCTGCTCGCTCCAGTGGGAACGACGCAGGATAGCGCGAATACGGGCAACCAGTTCACGGTCGTTAAACGGCTTCGGTAAATAGTCATCCGCGCCCAGCTCAAGGCCGAGTACGCGGTCAAGTTCGCTGCCGCGCGCGGTCAGCATGATTACGGGAGTCTGGTGTGTCTGGCGAAGCTCTTTCAACGTATCAATACCGTTTTTCTTCGGCATCATCACGTCGAGCAAAAGTAAATCGATGCTGTCGTCAAGGAGACTCAGCGCCTGCTCGCCATCATGGGCAACCAGGACGTTGAAACCTTCCATGTCGAGCAACTCCTTTAAAAGGGATGTGAGCTCTCGGTCATCATCAACTAACAGGATTTTATTCATTGTTTAAATACCTCCGAGGCAGAAATTACGACATCAAGGCTGTCTAATCCATGACTTTACGTTGTTTTACACCCCCTGACGCATGTTTGCAGCCTGAATCGTAGACTGTCTCTCGTTGAATCGCGACACGAAAGATTTTGGGAGCAAGTGATGCGCAAAGTTACCGCTGCCGTCATGGCCTCAACGCTGGCGTTCAGTGCGTTTAGCCAGGCTGCTGAAGCTATCATCAGCGATAACAGTCCCTTACAAGAGGGTGCAACGCAGAACAGCAGCCAAAGCCATATGTTTGACGGCATAAGTTTAACCGAACATCAGCGTCAACAGATGCGAGATCTGATGCAGAGGGCACGACACGACCAGCCCCCTGTTAATGTTAGCGAAATGGAGACAATGCATCGCCTTGTCACCGCAGAAAATTTTGACGAAAGCGCTGTACGCGCTCAGGCCGAAAAAATGGCACAAGAACAGGTTGCCCGCCAGGTAGAGTTGGCGAAGGTCCGCAACCAGATGTTCCACCTGCTAACGCCCGAGCAGCAAGCGGTTTTGAATACGAAACATCAGCAGCGAATGGACCAGCTGCGTGAGGTTGCACGGATGCAGCGAAGCTCAGAAACGACGTTTTTCAGTAGCAATAGCAGTACCCGTAGTAACCAGTAAACCCTGTTTTCCTTGCCATAGACACCATCCCTGTCTTCCCCCACATGATGTGGGGGTTTTTTTTGCCCCGCATCCGAGCTGTTAACCGTTTATTCATCCTTAGACTCCCCATGCTTCCGTTATACTAGCGGCATGACATGACAGGAGCGTTTATGAATCAATCCTATGGAAGACTGGTAAGCCGGGCCGCCATTGCGGCGACCGTCATGGCCTCCAGCCTGTTGCTGATTAAAATCTTTGCCTGGTGGTACACCGGCTCGGTCAGTATTCTGGCGGCGCTGGTGGACTCGCTGATGGACATTGCCGCCTCGTTGACCAACCTGCTGGTGGTGCGT encodes the following:
- the cpxR gene encoding envelope stress response regulator transcription factor CpxR, with protein sequence MNKILLVDDDRELTSLLKELLDMEGFNVLVAHDGEQALSLLDDSIDLLLLDVMMPKKNGIDTLKELRQTHQTPVIMLTARGSELDRVLGLELGADDYLPKPFNDRELVARIRAILRRSHWSEQQQNTDNSSPTLEVDSLSLNPGRQEASFDGQTLELTGTEFTLLYLLAQHLGQVVSREHLSQEVLGKRLTPFDRAIDMHISNLRRKLPERKDGHPWFKTLRGRGYLMVSAS
- the cpxP gene encoding cell-envelope stress modulator CpxP; translation: MRKVTAAVMASTLAFSAFSQAAEAIISDNSPLQEGATQNSSQSHMFDGISLTEHQRQQMRDLMQRARHDQPPVNVSEMETMHRLVTAENFDESAVRAQAEKMAQEQVARQVELAKVRNQMFHLLTPEQQAVLNTKHQQRMDQLREVARMQRSSETTFFSSNSSTRSNQ